A genomic segment from Nostoc sp. ATCC 53789 encodes:
- a CDS encoding TIGR03986 family CRISPR-associated RAMP protein yields MNPRHISKVLDERKAIAPYNFVELPEKVVQISPESLPKENRYCENRYTGKIECTLTTESPLYIRCGLTKEEFKCGVETKDLPDFFYTNPLEKYTKPVIPGSSLRGMLRNLVEIVSFSKIERVSDNQRLFFRAVAANPNKDSSGKEYKQYVFSKNIEAGYLSKDNEGWYIQPAKIFEKETFAWVREKEISLSNIKKFNDNEYYPQYISISYETVDRDMSDRAKRLFALNVDLADIYKAKGVLVTSGNMKQGSESSPRRNHCIVFEKNANSPKLRIDDKAIEHYRNALTDFQKLPPFDKNWGMLNENCSVVFYYPPQTGNKVGFFGQSPNFRIPYSPEGNGQAATVVDFIPSNVKNQNNSSIIDLADAIFGWVKEDKNLPQNVRQRGSRVYITDAKYKFDKNGIWYKGNPDDTLIPQILSEPKPTCFQHYLVQPDDTKADQSKLKHYANEPKLETVIRGHKLYWHKGINPDIEHPEGNNASGNQITKIKPINRKVTFEFNIHFDNLSKIELGTILWILDIAQSDKYRLKLGMGKPLGMGAVKIEPYLYLSDRTSRYSKLFHSNKWATEENTATSQDYRDFVKAFEEYILDNISVEDYPQEKKRSELNHISHLPRIEMLLAMLSWEENPSSKNIEQTRYMEIERKKLPRIGNDPNEYKERRVLPTPLQVIGLDDNRRMNTPSSPSNSGSPTDAPKPKPKLKGNDVGKLIPKDKQSQQKPNANSQGGNAAIARPPKPKK; encoded by the coding sequence ATGAATCCGAGACATATTTCTAAAGTACTAGATGAGCGTAAAGCGATCGCTCCCTATAATTTTGTAGAATTACCTGAAAAAGTAGTTCAAATATCACCAGAATCTCTACCAAAAGAAAACCGCTATTGCGAAAATCGCTATACTGGCAAAATTGAATGTACTTTAACTACTGAATCACCGCTATATATTAGATGTGGATTAACAAAGGAAGAATTTAAATGTGGTGTAGAAACAAAAGATTTGCCAGACTTCTTTTACACCAATCCTTTAGAAAAATATACAAAACCTGTTATTCCTGGTAGTAGCTTGCGGGGAATGCTGCGGAATTTAGTTGAAATTGTTAGTTTCAGTAAAATTGAGCGAGTATCCGATAATCAACGTTTATTTTTTCGTGCAGTAGCAGCAAATCCTAACAAAGATTCTTCGGGAAAAGAATACAAGCAATATGTTTTTTCTAAAAATATTGAGGCTGGATATCTGAGCAAAGATAATGAAGGATGGTATATTCAGCCAGCAAAAATTTTTGAAAAAGAAACATTTGCTTGGGTTAGAGAGAAGGAAATTAGTTTAAGCAATATTAAAAAATTTAATGATAATGAATATTATCCTCAATATATTTCTATAAGCTATGAAACTGTAGATAGAGATATGAGTGATAGAGCTAAACGTTTATTTGCTTTGAACGTGGATTTAGCAGATATTTATAAAGCAAAGGGAGTATTGGTGACAAGTGGAAATATGAAGCAAGGTAGTGAGTCTTCACCACGCCGAAATCATTGTATTGTTTTTGAAAAAAACGCTAATTCTCCCAAGTTGAGAATAGATGATAAAGCTATAGAACATTATCGTAATGCACTTACTGATTTTCAAAAACTACCACCATTCGATAAAAATTGGGGAATGTTGAATGAAAATTGCTCTGTTGTATTTTACTACCCTCCTCAAACTGGTAATAAAGTAGGGTTTTTCGGTCAAAGTCCTAATTTCCGCATTCCCTATTCTCCCGAAGGTAATGGACAGGCAGCTACTGTTGTAGATTTTATTCCATCAAATGTGAAGAATCAAAATAATTCTTCCATTATTGACTTAGCTGATGCAATCTTTGGTTGGGTTAAGGAAGATAAAAATTTACCTCAAAATGTGCGTCAGCGTGGAAGTAGAGTGTATATCACCGATGCTAAATATAAGTTTGATAAAAATGGCATCTGGTATAAAGGCAATCCTGATGATACACTAATTCCTCAAATTCTTAGTGAACCAAAACCAACTTGCTTTCAGCATTATCTAGTTCAGCCAGATGATACAAAAGCTGACCAATCAAAACTGAAACACTATGCCAATGAACCAAAATTAGAAACAGTCATTCGTGGGCATAAACTTTATTGGCATAAAGGAATAAACCCTGATATTGAGCATCCTGAAGGGAATAATGCTTCAGGAAATCAAATAACTAAAATTAAACCAATTAATAGAAAAGTAACGTTTGAATTTAACATTCATTTTGACAATTTAAGCAAAATTGAGCTTGGCACAATTTTGTGGATACTTGACATTGCTCAAAGTGATAAATATCGTCTCAAACTTGGTATGGGTAAACCTTTAGGTATGGGTGCTGTTAAAATTGAGCCATATTTGTATTTGAGCGATCGCACTTCTCGTTACAGTAAACTTTTTCATAGTAACAAATGGGCAACTGAGGAAAACACTGCTACTAGTCAAGACTATAGAGATTTTGTGAAAGCATTTGAAGAATATATCCTTGATAATATTAGTGTAGAAGACTATCCCCAAGAAAAGAAGAGATCAGAGCTAAATCATATTTCACATTTACCTCGGATAGAAATGTTATTAGCTATGTTGAGTTGGGAAGAAAATCCATCGTCAAAAAATATTGAGCAAACACGCTACATGGAAATAGAACGTAAAAAACTACCTCGTATTGGTAACGATCCAAATGAATACAAAGAACGTCGTGTACTACCAACTCCACTCCAAGTGATTGGATTAGATGATAACCGTAGAATGAATACTCCTTCTTCACCCTCTAATTCAGGTAGTCCTACTGATGCTCCAAAACCGAAACCTAAACTTAAAGGTAATGATGTAGGTAAACTAATACCAAAGGATAAGCAGTCTCAACAAAAGCCCAATGCTAACTCTCAAGGAGGTAATGCTGCTATAGCTAGACCACCGAAACCGAAAAAATAA
- the tnpA gene encoding IS200/IS605 family transposase, producing the protein MHFVFITKYRKKAITAPIVERMHDIFANICIKTNCILVEFSGEQDHVHLLVDYHPDNNISGASTFGRYTK; encoded by the coding sequence TTGCACTTTGTTTTCATTACTAAGTATCGCAAAAAAGCAATTACCGCACCAATCGTTGAGAGGATGCACGATATTTTTGCAAATATCTGCATTAAAACTAATTGCATATTGGTAGAATTTTCAGGTGAACAAGACCATGTTCATTTATTGGTAGATTACCATCCAGACAACAATATTTCGGGAGCATCTACTTTTGGAAGATATACAAAATAA
- a CDS encoding RNA-guided endonuclease TnpB family protein, with protein MTFRLYPNKKTELILRYHRKLHKDLYNAAVNNRFNQYKIYNHKVDYFEQQNCLPAFKEIWIEYKELPSHALQATLKRVDFAFERWLKGLGKRPRFKSIRHYSGWTYPDCAGFKVESEGENGYLNLSKIGRIQMRGQAKYWGKPTTCTILYRNSKWYASITVNVLDQILKPEILSCGAVGIDLGCKSALSITDGENHQQIDAPKFLRSAEHLIKKASIDKRRKRAPNRKKKIKASRRFKKAQLKVSKLTRKVANQRQNWVHRVATEIVSSNSFVATEKLEVKNMTAKAKKGKRKKQKAGLNKSILDVGFGMLRSTIKYKVEQIGGVFIEVPTRRVLPSQTCPKCGNQHKKTLSLRVHECSCGYVQDRDIAAAEVMLYWAKGNLPGSGTGLADADVTSSTSRTRKQAGSMKQLGQMKRQKSQVKLAKNDFGNVETPSSGEASLG; from the coding sequence ATGACCTTTCGGCTATACCCAAACAAGAAAACTGAATTAATTTTGCGGTATCACCGAAAGCTCCATAAGGACTTGTATAACGCCGCAGTAAATAACAGATTTAACCAGTACAAAATCTATAATCACAAAGTTGATTATTTTGAGCAGCAAAACTGTTTACCTGCGTTTAAAGAGATTTGGATAGAGTATAAAGAGCTTCCTAGCCATGCACTGCAAGCAACTCTTAAGCGTGTTGACTTTGCATTTGAGCGTTGGTTAAAAGGATTAGGTAAGCGTCCGAGATTTAAGTCAATTAGACATTATTCAGGATGGACTTATCCAGACTGTGCAGGTTTTAAAGTAGAATCTGAAGGCGAGAATGGATATCTCAATTTGTCTAAGATTGGGCGTATTCAAATGCGTGGACAGGCTAAATATTGGGGCAAACCAACTACTTGCACTATTCTTTATCGCAATAGTAAATGGTACGCCTCGATTACTGTTAACGTATTAGACCAAATTCTCAAGCCAGAGATTCTATCCTGTGGTGCTGTTGGTATTGATCTGGGGTGTAAATCTGCGCTATCAATTACTGATGGGGAAAATCATCAACAAATTGACGCACCGAAATTCTTGAGAAGCGCAGAGCATTTAATCAAGAAAGCTTCTATTGACAAGAGGCGTAAGCGTGCGCCAAATAGAAAGAAAAAAATAAAAGCTTCTAGACGGTTCAAAAAAGCTCAATTAAAAGTTAGTAAGCTTACCCGCAAGGTTGCAAATCAACGTCAGAATTGGGTACATCGGGTTGCAACAGAAATAGTTAGCAGTAATAGCTTCGTTGCAACTGAAAAGCTAGAAGTCAAAAACATGACCGCTAAAGCTAAAAAAGGTAAGCGCAAGAAGCAAAAAGCTGGACTAAACAAGTCTATTCTTGACGTTGGTTTTGGAATGCTACGCAGCACCATTAAATACAAAGTTGAGCAGATTGGTGGTGTATTTATCGAAGTTCCAACGCGAAGAGTTTTGCCTTCTCAAACCTGTCCCAAATGCGGAAATCAACACAAAAAAACACTTTCGCTCCGAGTGCATGAGTGTAGTTGCGGATACGTGCAGGATAGGGATATTGCTGCTGCCGAAGTTATGCTTTATTGGGCTAAAGGCAATCTGCCGGGGTCAGGAACTGGCCTCGCAGACGCTGATGTTACTAGCTCTACTTCACGCACCCGCAAACAAGCGGGAAGTATGAAGCAACTGGGGCAAATGAAGCGTCAGAAATCTCAGGTAAAGCTTGCTAAAAACGACTTTGGGAATGTAGAAACCCCAAGCTCAGGCGAAGCCAGCTTGGGGTAG